A section of the Oryza sativa Japonica Group chromosome 1, ASM3414082v1 genome encodes:
- the LOC4326364 gene encoding uncharacterized protein: MGVDYYKVLGVDRGAGDDDLKKAYHKLAMRWHPDKNPTNNKKEAEAKFKQISEAYEVLSDPQKRTIYDQVGEEGLKGQPPPGAGGPGASPFYPGGAHSNSFHFNPRSADDIFAEFFGFRGPFSSMGGMPSVSGGMRGDPRFPGFGNEYFSSRFGGEGSTSMHQPSHQLAKPPPIENRLPVSLADLYKGVTKKMKISREIIDFNGRVSQQEEILQIEVKPGWKRGTKITFEEKGNQAPNMKPADIVFIIEEKPHDIFTREGNDLVITEKISLVEALTGYTARIITLDARSLSVPINSVIHPDYVEVVPGEGMPNPKGPNKKGDLKIKFNIRFPSRLTSDQKAGFKRLLGS, encoded by the exons ATGGGGGTCGACTACTACAAGGTCCTCGGCGTCGACCGCGGCGCCGGGGACGACGACCTCAAGAAGGCCTACCACAAGCTCGCCATGCGGTGGCACCCCGACAAGAACCCCACCAACAACAAGAAGGAGGCCGAGGCCAAGTTCAAGCAGATCTCCGAGGCCTACGAG gTCCTTAGTGATCCCCAGAAACGCACAATCTATGATCAGGTAGGGGAAGAAGGGCTCAAGGGGCAGCCGCCCCCTGGTGCGGGAGGTCCTGGAGCATCTCCCTTCTACCCTGGTGGTGCCCATTCCAACTCTTTTCACTTCAACCCAAGGAGTGCAGACGACATTTTTGCCGAGTTCTTTGGATTCCGTGGTCCTTTCTCTAGCATGGGTGGCATGCCAAGTGTAAGTGGAGGCATGAGAGGGGACCCAAGGTTCCCAGGGTTTGGCAATGAATATTTCTCTTCACGCTTTGGTGGTGAGGGTTCCACCAGTATGCATCAGCCGTCACACCAACTAGCGAAACCTCCGCCCATTGAGAACCGGCTTCCAGTCAGCCTTGCAGATCTGTACAAGGGTGTAACAAAAAAGATGAAGATCTCAAGAGAGATTATAGACTTCAACGG GAGAGTTTCACAGCAGGAGGAAATTTTGCAGATAGAAGTAAAGCCAGGTTGGAAGAGGGGGACAAAGATCACTTTTGAAGAGAAGGGGAATCAAGCTCCAAACATGAAACCTGCTGATATTGTTTTCATAATTGAGGAGAAGCCCCATGACATTTTCACCAGGGAGGGAAATGATCTTGTTATAACGGAGAAAATATCTTTGGTGGAAGCGCTTACTGGGTATACTGCACGTATCATTACACTTGATGCGCGAAGTCTGTCAGTGCCCATTAATTCAGTCATCCATCCTGACTATGTGGAGGTGGTCCCTGGAGAAGGCATGCCTAATCCAAAAGGGCCCAATAAGAAGGGAGATCTGAAGATTAAATTCAACATCAGGTTCCCTTCCAGGTTGACATCTGATCAAAAAGCAGGGTTCAAAAGGCT